In Polypterus senegalus isolate Bchr_013 unplaced genomic scaffold, ASM1683550v1 scaffold_3417, whole genome shotgun sequence, the genomic stretch ttgacagtgttgctggctggagactaccgtcaaaccctaccagtcgtgcccagaggaacaagcgctgatgaagttaaagcatgtctgaagtcttcatacctatggccacaaatcaatgttgttaccttaagaataaacatgagggttcatttgaaaggcgacaaaaaagccggggagttctctgctcttctgatgagtataggtgatggcaccttcatttaagaaaatcgtaaaataaatattcctacaaatctctgtcttctcgtgaataccttacaaagcctttttcaaaatgtttacacCAATCTACGACGTGTCATGGTTGAAGGAGAGAGCTATCTTGAcaccaagaaatgacatgactacgactataaaccacattttacttcaagaactaccttcacaaccaaaaacatatgagtctgtggattcagttgtagaagtggaagacgtggtgcactatccggtagagtttctccacactctgaatcctccaggcactcctgagcataatctaattttgaaggttggggcaccaataatgttactgaaaacttacagccaccgaaactttgtaacggcatgagacttcaggtcacgtgtctgcaaaagaacctaattgaggcaactatttttactggcagtggctcaggggagagagtttttattcctcgcatccccgttataccctctgatctcccatttcaattcaaacgccttcaatttccagtaaggctctgcttcgcaatgacaattaataagactcagggacagaccctacaaaaggttgacattgatttgagacaggattgcttttcacatggccaactgtatgttgcatgctcaagagtaagctcagcgcacagcttggtcatattacaaccggagggccgaactgacaatgtggtatacaaagagatccttaacaaataattatttgtatattttccctcagtttaaaaatgtttacttttttcttaataaaaattttaaggcagtacttcgccactgcaaagtgcgggtattttgctagtataatataaaaaacataaattttaaagctaataagaaggcagataAGCAAAAataggtggaggtccacgcggtccaggcCTAACGCCtgagaagagttggctctccagcaaaatgcccatcaccctgTTTCTGAGGACATTCcagggaagctcctcctcagaaccagtggcaggatgcagtggtcacttcatttcaggtaaaggatggtcattgcatatatttgtccgcaatgtgtgccataggtatgttccatatagcttttttttgttgggtcagttgcagggaatgtcatatccctagagcTTGTGTCTGGCCAACGAGATATcgatgaaggtcaaatatttgatgaagacactgtgtctgattattcatcaggagaagaggtacattttccaaataatgcttgatcaaactccactctaaTCAGTTCCATATGCctaatcacatttggaaatcctgggtaatgagaattttaggctgattgtgagattctttatggaactgtgggtgtttttgcctacctgcaatggcatgaaacacttattttattgtctgcacacaaaGGTGTCCAGGTagcactatgaaaacccgaaggaaatgtttcagagccaaacagactttacaaattgcctggcaaactgcacttatAAATAGATTTTCCGCatagcctacagtatataaaaaaaaagtgccgcttgcaaaaaacctcaaagcaatgcatactgtctgtgtggttgtgagagcccgactttgcctagtttgacttcgaatataaggttctaataaatctttgaggtacaatattccctgAAATTCCCGAATTATTATCTTTCGAAAATAATTTCCTCCaagagcaataaaggatctttctgatcacgcaaaaccctctctatatgaaattctcttcttatattGTGCACACGATATCAATTGGTCGTTCATTCATGAATGTCAAAGCCATGATTGAATGAATTcaatgcacggacactgattaagtgtgtgagctaatccttgtttacatggAACAGAACAGAAactgagcaggtttgagaatttggatgtgctgctatgacaacacatccagcaagagtttcaaaaatcGACAGatcaggatcatgccaaattgtcaacaattacatccgctaaacgagtaatccacgtctGAAAAATACCTCCCTGGTGAATCCTGGTTCCTGTTGTGTTTTATAGATAGAAGGACTGGGacctaatgtacagtataatgccatgcatagaattcacactaaaaacaTAGCGAATGGATAAAACTGGAAATGTACATATGcataaaaaatccagatgcataaaactgtgcatacacCAAGTTCCACGCATTTCCCCTTTATAAATACCAATGgacatgaaatttaatgcatgtgcacatgcctacagccccacctcaactcctcccagagtcGTGCATATTTGAatgtgaaaatcaatataaatagcccattcctttcacattttgttaaaagacaatggcaaaagactgtggaaaaaagaagaatttcagcaaatgcgaagtGTAGGCAAGGAAAAGTTACTAATTATTGGCTTGGCTTATATACTGGTATAAGCACATTAATAgattggaaatgctttctatttacataagcaaattcattctcttttCTCTAAAGGCACCTTTATAATGTAGCTTAAACACCAAGTACTACAATGGATTAATACTCTGCTCTTCACAttgctctttgaggtgactcactatccttaaaaggacttgTCCACCACAGTTGCAACAGTAATATGCGGGCAGTTGAtcgctctgattacatttggaaaaccggacattgctgTGAATTGCACTGTCATGTTTCCCacttcaaccacagtgtaaagaaatcttgtatatctggatgacaagtggaaAATACCATCCCATAGAGCTGCATGGCGTgactcagtgatgattgtgaaatacctgattgatcagcaagttcatgttgaaaagctcctttagacagaacttgcaaaggagcaggtagagcataATTACTCAAAGTCTGTCTTTGTAAAGCTGGTGCGAGTTCATGGGAACAGCTCCAGAAGGATACCTCCTTgaaatcgaaatcgacttagaagccagacACCATCACCTATAAaaatgcactctcttctaattcttcaatTTGTGATATCTTCTagtaatgctaaagcagctatggtagttggaatagtttggccattctatgcaccgttatattgttacagaatgattacatcaaatgaattaaatttgtaaacaatatgcaattaatttctgtgtatttgataaatactGTGCCactgatgtgaatctgaaaaggGAGACCACACACGCTGGGTGCCACcggtttgcaaaaccgagcagaaacatGTGTACGCAAAGTGAGGGGCTGCCATAAAAGTGTGTGTGGAAACAGACATACACAACAATTTTGTGCTTAAGTACCGTTTACACATAAGGCCCCAGATATAATCTATTGACTATAATCTATTAATCTATTGACTGGATGTCATCAAGCCAACATCTGTCAGGGTTGCACACAGGGTTGGGGCTGTGCTTGGTGGAGGAGAAGATTCTCTTTGCAGAAGAATAATGCTTCATTTAAGAAGGTCAGGAAGGTTTTGCAATATGAACTTAAAAAGTGAGTTAAGTTTAATACTGTGACCAACAACTGAACTTGTAAAGGAAGCCACAGAGAAAGTTAacattgagtagtgagaaaagctatATAATagcaaaagaattattattattattattaacaatccTTTGAAAGACCTAAAAGATAGGAAGTGGTGAATATATAAGTAGACTATCAGAGGGTGGTAATAATTAAAACcattactcaaaaaaattaaatttagtgCTGGTAGGAGTGTGACAAAAAGCAAGAAAGTGAAGCAGCTAGGTATTAGTGAAAGGTCTAGAGGTCAGCTGAAGTGAAGACTGATGCTTTTGGGTAATTCAAAGGGGTAATTTTGGCTCTAACATAACATTCCCATAATTAAAGAACCCTTAACCCTATAATAAAGTATGATTATACAATTATCATGTTTTGGAGATAACTTTCCTTAGCAAGAATTTGTCAACTACCTTGACTTTAAGGGAAAACAGATGAAGCACAACACCTGAAAGCTTTGAAAGAAAGAGTGTTTCACTCTTCTAAAAATTAACCTTACAAGAAGATTCACCTATCAGGTGAACAACAGTCCCAAACAAATAACTGACATAAAATTGGcaattgataaataataaaaaatgaaatattcttaAGTGGCCTGATTAAATTCACAAACTCTAGGTAATATTGAACTACTGTTATACTTGGAAAAGGGATGTCCTTAAGCAcacatttacaatttaatatgTTTGATTTAGGAAAATAATTCCCAATCAATCACAAGGACATTGACAATTACAAAAGTCAAAATTGTTGCAACTAACTTACTCACAAACAGCTCCATTTTAGCTGACCTCTTTTCTTCAGTAACAGAGTTGAAAGCCTCACAGGTGTAATTGCCTGCATCACTtaatttgactgatttgattaagTATACCGTTCCTTTGGCTATGAGCTTCCCCTTCAGATACCAAGTAAAGATAGCAGGGGCTGAGACACAGCAGAACATATCAACTTGACTTCTGCTCCAACACTTACAGTATGTGATGATCCACTAATAGACACTTGCTCAGGTCCATCTGCAATGCAAACACAAAATACATAAGACTATTTTACTAAAAGTGTCAATCTATTTAACTAAATATTTATCTTCACTTACTATTGACATTATGATGTTATGTAATGATTGAAATTGTAATGGGACAGCCAAATGATACAATGGGTAGTGCCTTCATCTAATAGAGCCTCCATCCTCAAATTGAATCCTTGATGTGGATTTAGTTTAGGTTGATTTTGAATGTTCTTTTTGTCGGCATGGTTATTCTGGTTTTCTAGTAAACAATATGCAGATGGGGTTAATAGGTGTTTTCAgactaataattataataataattgcatttacatagcacgtttctcattactcaaagagcctagaggggaaccacttcaaccaccaccaatatgtagcatccacctggatgatgcaacagcataCATATTTGTGCCAGTACACACACCACACATGAGCTAGTAGGTGTTGAAGTGGTGAGGGAGACAGGCAATAAGAGAGTGTGGATGATAaaggggccagaatggacaaggctgtGATGTGCAATTTAGCCAGGGtatacaccctgctctttttgaaaagatgcccagggatctttattGACCACAGAATGTCAGGACCttagttttacgtctcatccaatgGATGGCACATTTACAGCACATACCATAGGGTAAGTGTCCCTGCttgcctcaccaacatctcttctagcagcaaccaagcttttcctagatggtctcccatacAAGTGTTGGCCAGCCCAGAACATATTGTACTTACCTATAAGTGGaagacctgttctgaagtgcatgtggtgaggctgtgtaagtgtgccctgtgatagactgatgCCCTTTCTCAGCACTTTTTCCCGCCTTGTGCATGTGCTACCAGGACAGGCTCCAGTTGCCATGAGATGTATTAATTGAATCTAACAAAGCTACATTTATGAAAGTCTGATGTAAATTACAGTGAGAATATTtcttaaataatgtttattttgagaAGAGCTTTTAATGGTGAGTAACATgttaagaattttaaataaacagcacAATACAGTTTTAGAAGATGtacaataaatgtgtttattttcagcCAAAATAATCTTATTAATGTAAAATGATATTTCCATTGCAGATTATCAATATATCTATATACCTTGCCTACCATAAACCACACCACTATAAAAACCTTTACACGtcagggctctagagtgcgactAATTTGGTCGACGcacctaatttctcaatggtgcgactaaaaaatcaaaggttgcaccgtGCACCAGCCGCTCGAGGGGaaaaaacgaaactccgtgaTTCTTAAAGTCTctctgttgttcaacaacagacacacattaggcccatatcgtggtctaaaccaatcagagatagtgaaggcgGATCCCGCCctctgattggccgtggtccagatattcctgtacgtgtgtacgcttgaaaatgcatgtgatgcagtcagacagagagaggtgagtagcccatcaggtaaacagtggatgtagccgcgattatgagagaagatgaaaagaacgattgacagctttttcattaagaatgttaagttagggcctgatccgtccgaaaatcataaccaatgctctgacacggagccatcaatctcccaagttatagcaagccctggtccgagacggcattagataatgagccacatacgatcgagtccgagcccactgaaattaaaaggggtaaagtgtatacatttcaaaagagtggcttgaccagttttcCTGGCTAAGgtacagtaaagccgataatataatgcactgtatttactgtaaagagtgtgggaagaccatggctggcagtagtgcatttgtgactggttctaatacatttagaattgaaacgctgaaaagcacaatgcatctataaaacacattacatgccgcgataaatgcactgctcaagtgtccctctcccgctgccttccgcgccaggcagcaaacagatcatcagacgaggccgagatgataattaagtttaacgttgcctacaatattgcaaagaagaacttcccttcactaaattcaagtccaaaataattcttatgaagaaaaatggcttgaacgtaaacccaccaatttataggagtcatcgcagatacattgaaaaaaaagacgtctgtgcaaattgcgaacagtgcgtacatggcattcctgatcgacggagacacagatatcgccacaaaggaatgcgtcattgtgtacggtcgaTTCATGGAGAGGAAGatcggtgaatatacttattggacacattgaggtcgagcatgctcatgcccaagtctggaagattttgatgctagagagagtgtggccagctggtttagtcaaggccaaagatcaagaaggccaaactacaggagttggccatccgagggcatgtgactgcaatggaggatagtccataagacattgatcaatcaatcaatcaatcaacatttatttatatagcacatattcatacaaaaaatgtagctcaaagtgctttacaaaatgaatagagaaatagaagacacaataaaagataaacataagtcaacattaatgaacatagaataagagtaaggtccgatggccagagtggacagaaaaacaaaaaactccaaaggctggagaaaaaataaaatctgtaggggttccagaccaagagaccgcccagtccctctgggcattgagccatgagatgttcagtttgaagcccttaaaacacttaatttagattttcttttagttaatttatcttgagatttttaagtttaaatttcagctcagtaaagcacttttaagcaccaacactttttcagtaagttacctttcttgtagaattgtgcttgccttcaaataaagaactttatattgaccagattgttagttaatcatttacaagtcaatattgcctatatggacagcgattaaaaaaaacaaaacaaataaataaataaagtgaacttgtaaaactgtggtgttaaatgagatgcggttgaaaatttgggtgcacctaactttgtgctggtgcacctaagaaaaaagttagcgcaccagtgcaaccagtgcaaaaagttagtctagagccctgcaCGTGCATACCTTCTTCTCCACCACTAAATCTTCACAAAAATAGTCCCCAAAGGTAAAATGGTGTATaagttgtggcagatggccgggacccatgcccggtCAGGATGCCCTTGACACTGGATCCAGGGAGCAGTCTTGGGATGAACACTACATCCCCCGAACACTTGTTGGCAGCGCCTGAGTTGCATCGGGCCAATACTTTGGAACACCGAactcattcctgttgggctctgtggccaacgccaggaggagctgcatggcttaatcaGCCCATGTTGGCTGgactgcagccacacccggaagtgcagtctgaagtaggtcaatgagcacctggtgCACTTCCAAGGGTGCtataaaggagcctgcagccactactttAGGTGCTACCATCTGGAGGACGAAGACGAAGAGTGTGGCTTGAGGTGATTTACTTTGTATGTTGTTTTGGGCCTGTGTTGGGTCTGTGGGATacgggaagacgtgccccatggctgaagaaaataaagttcttttgtttattttgcaagtgcctccgttgtcagtctgtgtcggtcGACGCCTATATAGCGCTTTTACCACAAACTATACTATCATTTATTCTGAAGTCATTTAACAGGGGCAGGAGTTGTTCTGAAAAGGCTGAAGCCATTACTCTTTGTAATGTTATGTCCAGATCTCTCAAAGTACTGTTATCAAAtgtcttttcttattttaagacTTTCAGTATGTGccaaagaaaatcattttattgCTTGTTGTATTCTCTGGCGAGTAGACCAACAGTGCATTTTAAGTAGATTGCTTGATAGAGTGCATGTTATTAATCTACTTCTTCACATAACAAGGTATTGAAGTATAAAGCACATCAGTGGCCATACTTGTATCTGgaagtatactgtataaacacagaGTAAGAGTTAGTGTAGTTTTACTGTGCCACCTGACCTTTTGTCCAGGTCCTTCAGCATGTAacaatacagtatactatatatatatatatatattatatttcaaaTAGAGTacccaacatttaaatatttttcagaataaCACAGGGAGCAAGCAGTGAACATTTCTCTCTTCAGTTTCTAGTATATCACTAAACAACATAGACACTGGGTGACCTGAAACAAGGTTAGTTCATCTGAATACAAAAGTTAAAGATTATTTACTTACAGCTGACAGTCAGTGTATATACTTCACTGCTCATCTTGCTGACTGGGTTGGATGCTGTACACTTATAACCACCATTATCTGACCGCAGTACAGGATTAAAAGACAGTGTTTTACTGTCTGCAGACAAGGTGATGTGGCCAAATGGAGAGACAGGCTGATCGTTCTTTACCCAGTGTATTGAATCCACCTGTCCAGATGCATCACAGGTCAGAGAGAAAGCCTTGTTTTCTATTGGCTGTCCAGGTTTGGCTGTTATCCTGACATTAGAAACAGCTTCTGTAAAGAGAAAGACCACAACAAAAATGAGTCACACAAAgactaaagaaagaaaaggtgtgaccttcatttaattaattgattCTCCAAAGTGATActggtataattaaaaaaatcaagaagacATTGGCTATTAAAcaaattattacaaattaaacagTTATTTAAAACCAGAACTGTAGATCTGTGAGGCTACAATAGGCCAACCAATGTACACCCATGTCACTGGCAACTATCACATACAGTAATATGCTGatttaattgtattaatattttttttgtttgaaattataAATCCTAATCTTTCACACATCAAGGAAAATTCAATATATTACACATATTTCAttcctttctttactttttttcttttacaggatAATTTGCTGTGGTTTACTAATGGAAGCAAAAGGGTGTCACTGTCACATTTGATTGTATATGTTGGTCTGACAACCTTTGTCTTAAGAACATAAACTATCTAAGCAACATTGTCAAAATTAGCAGTTAAATTATTAGTTTGCAACAGCCATCTGTCAATGAGCTGTGTTACAAACAAGTTAAAAAGAAGGCTgatttaattttgtcagacattagccatcctttttatttcatttgttgccAATAAACAGCAGATTTAAGCTCAAAACAGTAAAAGCATCAGATCAGAATTCTAGCAGTCATAGGGATATTTCCGAATTCTTAAGTACTGCTATGTACTGTTATATACTGATTATAAAATGAGTGTCATATGTTGCtccttggcttttttttttgcatctgtttAACAATGTTCTATGATTTTGTACTTTTCTTGTCCAAACAAAATTTCCTTTCAGATAATAATATCTATGTAATTTGTGGCAAACTCTAACAGACATCTTCACTCTTAAACGCTACTGGAAGTAGTCCTCTGGAGCCTTATTGTTAGAACTTTTCAAGCAAATACTAATAAATTTAAACAATCAGCCATCCATTCTCAAAATCAAGTATTCGAATGCATATCAACATTATTAAATCATACCTATGCAAAAAGATATTTGTGAAAAAACTAAATCTTAGCCTAATGGAAATATTCTGAGTATTATATACATTTAGCCAAAAGAGAAAGAGTATTTT encodes the following:
- the LOC120521976 gene encoding carcinoembryonic antigen-related cell adhesion molecule 20-like — encoded protein: AVSNVRITAKPGQPIENKAFSLTCDASGQVDSIHWVKNDQPVSPFGHITLSADSKTLSFNPVLRSDNGGYKCTASNPVSKMSSEVYTLTVSYGPEQVSISGSSHTI